In one window of Saprospiraceae bacterium DNA:
- a CDS encoding phenylalanine--tRNA ligase subunit beta produces the protein MRISFDWLKQYIDIQESAEEVSQILTSLGLEVEALEKLGVPDEHLEGVVVGEVLECLKHPNADRLKLTKVDAGNGQILQVVCGAPNVATGQKVLLALEGATLHPTQGESFTIKKGKIRGEVSEGMICAEDELGLGQSHDGILILDPMSIVGTPAAQVVKRNHDVIFEIGLTPNRADATSHLGVAKDLLAWYRVHRDAGKKLKVWELKEIKNAKGSLNIKVTVEDPALCPRYSGICLSNITVQDSPEWLQQRIKSMGLQPINNVVDLTNFIMYEMGQPLHAFDYDQIQHHEIVVKNLPEGTAFKTLDEVERKLRAADLMICDGNDQPLCMAGVFGGIGSGVSEKTERIFIESAHFDASTVRRASMAHNLRTQSARCFEKGSDPNDTLFALERAAFLLKEICGAVVDSSLIDLYPQLIPPAEILLDTNQAIQLSGLNLDKDALKKVLFALEMELTDTQDGNLRVFVPTNKPDVKRAADLVEEICRVYGLDSIPVPETLKISFPKILKNNYFLKKKISEWLSHTGLHEIMSLSLVRSAQCIKTGIWKEEDLVFINNTSNIHLDVMKPSICLGGLEVLQYNVNRQQTDLGVFEMGKQYIRKDGTILEDDLMGVWLYGMKDEPHWNSGKPVTQDFFSLKAVFQGLFGYLNVRSFQISEIEDNSLFGFGLHYSFNGQSLAKFGRLNTDLSHSFDLKKEVWYGEVYLNAVREVLELKSGSYVDFSKFPLITRDLALVVDQKIKFEAIEKKAKDTCGVLLKEIQLFDIYRNEEQLGPGKKSMAISLTFEQQERQMTGEEIDKLMQNLIAEYEQRLGALIRR, from the coding sequence ATGCGCATTTCATTCGATTGGTTAAAGCAGTATATAGATATTCAGGAAAGTGCGGAAGAAGTTTCACAGATTCTCACCTCTCTTGGACTGGAGGTCGAAGCTCTTGAAAAACTGGGTGTGCCCGATGAACACCTCGAAGGTGTTGTGGTGGGGGAAGTTTTGGAATGTTTGAAACATCCGAATGCCGATCGCTTGAAACTAACGAAAGTGGATGCCGGAAATGGGCAAATCCTGCAAGTTGTTTGTGGAGCGCCCAATGTGGCAACAGGTCAGAAAGTCCTGTTGGCTTTGGAGGGAGCAACATTGCATCCAACTCAAGGGGAAAGCTTTACCATTAAAAAAGGTAAAATAAGGGGCGAAGTTTCAGAAGGGATGATTTGTGCTGAAGACGAACTGGGCCTGGGGCAGTCGCATGACGGTATTCTGATATTGGATCCAATGAGCATCGTTGGCACTCCGGCGGCTCAAGTTGTAAAAAGGAATCATGACGTCATTTTCGAAATCGGATTGACACCCAACAGGGCAGATGCCACCAGTCATCTGGGAGTTGCAAAGGATCTGTTGGCTTGGTATAGAGTACACAGAGATGCTGGCAAAAAATTAAAAGTTTGGGAGCTCAAGGAAATTAAAAACGCAAAGGGTTCATTGAATATAAAGGTGACTGTTGAAGATCCGGCTTTGTGCCCGAGGTATAGCGGAATTTGTTTGAGCAACATCACTGTACAGGATTCTCCGGAGTGGTTGCAACAACGCATCAAGTCTATGGGCTTGCAGCCGATCAACAATGTCGTGGATCTCACCAATTTCATCATGTACGAAATGGGACAGCCTCTCCATGCATTTGATTATGATCAGATCCAACATCATGAGATCGTCGTAAAAAATTTACCGGAGGGGACGGCCTTTAAAACCCTGGATGAAGTCGAACGAAAGTTGCGTGCTGCCGACCTGATGATTTGCGATGGAAACGACCAACCCCTGTGTATGGCGGGAGTCTTTGGAGGAATAGGTTCCGGTGTTTCCGAAAAGACGGAAAGAATTTTTATTGAATCTGCACATTTCGATGCCTCCACGGTGCGCAGGGCGAGCATGGCACATAATTTAAGGACGCAGTCTGCCAGGTGTTTTGAAAAAGGTTCTGATCCCAATGACACTTTGTTTGCTTTGGAAAGAGCAGCTTTTTTATTAAAGGAAATTTGTGGTGCTGTAGTCGACTCTTCACTGATAGATCTGTATCCTCAGCTTATTCCTCCTGCAGAAATTCTTCTTGATACCAATCAGGCTATCCAGTTGTCGGGATTGAATCTGGATAAAGATGCATTGAAAAAAGTTCTCTTTGCATTAGAAATGGAATTGACCGATACGCAGGATGGAAACTTACGAGTGTTCGTACCTACCAACAAACCCGATGTGAAACGTGCAGCAGATCTGGTAGAAGAAATTTGTCGCGTGTATGGATTGGACTCCATTCCGGTTCCCGAAACCCTTAAAATATCATTTCCAAAAATTCTGAAGAACAATTACTTCCTGAAGAAAAAAATATCAGAGTGGTTGAGTCACACAGGCCTGCATGAAATCATGAGTTTATCCCTGGTTCGCTCAGCCCAATGTATAAAGACTGGAATATGGAAGGAAGAAGATCTGGTGTTTATTAACAATACTTCGAATATCCATTTGGATGTGATGAAACCTTCTATTTGTTTGGGCGGACTCGAAGTTTTACAATACAATGTCAACCGGCAACAAACCGACCTGGGCGTTTTTGAAATGGGAAAACAATACATTCGAAAGGACGGGACCATACTTGAAGACGATCTCATGGGGGTTTGGTTGTATGGAATGAAAGATGAACCGCATTGGAATTCCGGAAAACCTGTAACGCAGGATTTTTTCAGTCTTAAAGCTGTCTTCCAGGGACTGTTTGGATACTTAAATGTTCGGTCATTTCAAATTTCGGAAATAGAAGACAATTCCTTATTCGGATTTGGATTGCATTATTCTTTCAATGGACAATCGTTGGCCAAATTCGGTCGCTTGAATACCGATCTCAGTCATTCATTCGATCTTAAAAAAGAGGTTTGGTATGGCGAGGTTTATTTGAATGCAGTCCGCGAAGTTTTGGAGCTGAAATCCGGGAGCTATGTCGATTTTTCTAAATTTCCTTTGATCACAAGAGATCTGGCTTTGGTGGTTGACCAAAAAATTAAATTTGAAGCCATTGAGAAAAAGGCTAAGGATACATGCGGTGTTTTACTCAAAGAAATCCAGTTATTTGATATTTACAGGAATGAAGAGCAGCTTGGCCCCGGTAAAAAATCCATGGCCATCAGTCTGACTTTTGAACAGCAGGAAAGGCAGATGACCGGGGAGGAAATTGACAAACTAATGCAAAATCTGATTGCAGAATATGAACAACGGCTCGGGGCACTCATCAGGAGGTGA
- a CDS encoding vanadium-dependent haloperoxidase, giving the protein MKKLLVTKWLFVLAISVVVISSCQKSEEEATTGTELKSYENDVYHEWIQVFLELDRYASFFRPGPAPRALAYMNLSNYEACIAGLPEYQSLQYKLGITDMPPVKNNLYWPAVINASNAYLMNKFFETVTFRDKDGNILNKQEILNTISRKEIELRAQYRNDATEQTLLNSEAHGREVATAIWRFSISDPVGHNAHLNPFPVPVNATGCEWVPTDPLTIADRGLYAQWGQVRRFGLDRNDLDALIAPFNCDPEPTSSMYLQAYECYTLTNLARFDPRGENEHMAEFWSDDRVGWTFSPPARYAAIADQIAEKENFDLAKTCVLYAQLGMALNDAAVIAWYNKYKYNIERPITYIQRVIDPKFSIPWLGFTPPFPAYPSGHATFGFAGVGILESYVGSSYPFTDYCHANRTDFNGKPRSFNCLRDLANENAYSRLPLGVHFRMDYDSGNFCGILAARKVLQLPWKK; this is encoded by the coding sequence ATGAAAAAACTACTTGTTACAAAATGGCTGTTTGTGTTGGCTATTTCGGTCGTGGTCATCAGTTCCTGCCAAAAATCAGAAGAAGAAGCAACGACCGGAACCGAATTGAAATCTTATGAAAATGACGTTTATCACGAATGGATCCAGGTATTTCTGGAATTGGATCGTTATGCATCGTTTTTCAGACCGGGACCCGCACCCAGAGCTCTTGCATACATGAACCTCAGCAATTACGAGGCATGTATCGCTGGGTTGCCTGAGTATCAATCCTTGCAATACAAGCTGGGGATAACAGATATGCCTCCGGTCAAAAATAATCTTTATTGGCCCGCAGTGATCAATGCATCCAATGCCTATTTGATGAACAAGTTTTTTGAAACGGTCACATTTAGAGATAAGGATGGAAATATCCTGAATAAACAAGAGATCCTTAATACCATATCCAGGAAAGAAATAGAACTAAGGGCTCAATACAGGAATGATGCAACCGAGCAAACCCTATTAAATTCTGAAGCTCATGGACGTGAAGTCGCTACTGCTATCTGGAGATTTTCCATCAGCGATCCCGTTGGTCACAATGCGCATTTGAACCCATTTCCAGTTCCTGTCAACGCTACGGGTTGCGAATGGGTGCCAACAGATCCATTGACCATTGCTGACAGAGGTCTTTACGCACAATGGGGCCAGGTACGTCGGTTTGGTTTGGACAGGAATGACCTGGATGCATTAATTGCTCCTTTTAATTGTGATCCGGAGCCTACCTCAAGCATGTATCTGCAGGCTTATGAATGTTATACACTTACCAATCTGGCCAGGTTTGATCCCAGAGGAGAAAACGAACACATGGCTGAGTTTTGGAGCGATGACAGAGTGGGTTGGACTTTTAGCCCACCGGCAAGATATGCAGCAATTGCTGATCAGATCGCAGAGAAAGAAAACTTTGATCTGGCAAAAACTTGTGTGCTCTATGCGCAGTTGGGTATGGCTTTAAACGATGCAGCCGTCATTGCCTGGTACAATAAGTACAAATACAATATTGAAAGACCGATTACTTATATCCAAAGAGTCATTGATCCAAAATTCTCCATTCCCTGGCTTGGCTTTACTCCGCCATTTCCTGCCTATCCATCAGGACATGCTACCTTTGGTTTTGCTGGCGTTGGTATATTGGAATCATATGTAGGAAGTTCCTATCCTTTCACAGATTATTGCCATGCAAACAGAACCGACTTTAATGGAAAGCCGAGAAGTTTTAATTGCCTGAGAGATCTGGCTAATGAAAATGCTTACAGTCGTTTGCCATTGGGTGTTCACTTCCGAATGGACTACGACAGTGGAAATTTCTGTGGAATTTTAGCAGCAAGAAAAGTACTTCAGCTTCCATGGAAGAAATAG
- a CDS encoding peptide chain release factor 3, producing MEQMEELSKRRTFGIVSHPDAGKTTLTEKLLLFGGAIQTAGAVKSNKIKKHATSDFMDIERQRGISVATSVMSFPYRDLQINILDTPGHKDFAEDTYRTLTAVDSVIVVIDVAKGVEEQTEKLVEVCRMRKTPIIVFINKLDREGKDAFDLLDEIEMKLSLKVTPLSWPIGMGQTFKGVYSLYEKKFIHFKPHGKQEDEEVIALNDVNDPKFSELIGERSHASLTHDLETLTTVYPDFNREDYLEGRVSPVFYGSAVNNFGVRELLDCFVEIAPNPLSRETEERWVQPEEEKLTGFVFKIHANMDPRHRDRIAFFRICSGVFKRNTNYYHVRLNRQFRFANPTAFMAARKEVVEEAYPGDVVGLFDTGNFKIGDALTEGEALHFKGIPRFSPEIFRYVNNADPSKFKQFAKGLDQLMDEGVAQMFIKEDNQRKIIGVVGALQFDVIQYRMEHEYGASCTYEPIQMSKACWVSSADKVKLSEFIARRKKDLARDKDDKLVFLAESAWTLKLVQENFPDVMFHTSSEFEE from the coding sequence ATGGAGCAAATGGAAGAATTATCGAAACGGCGAACCTTTGGAATAGTTTCCCATCCCGATGCCGGGAAAACGACCCTGACTGAAAAATTACTTTTGTTTGGAGGCGCCATTCAAACAGCAGGGGCTGTAAAATCCAATAAAATCAAGAAACATGCAACTTCCGATTTTATGGATATTGAACGTCAAAGAGGTATTTCTGTAGCGACATCGGTGATGTCTTTTCCATATCGGGATTTGCAGATCAACATCCTCGATACCCCGGGCCACAAAGATTTTGCTGAAGATACGTACCGCACCCTGACTGCGGTAGATAGTGTCATAGTGGTCATTGATGTAGCCAAAGGTGTTGAGGAGCAAACAGAAAAACTGGTCGAAGTTTGCAGAATGCGCAAAACGCCGATCATTGTGTTTATTAATAAACTGGATCGCGAAGGAAAAGATGCGTTTGATTTATTGGATGAGATCGAAATGAAGTTATCCTTGAAAGTAACTCCGCTTTCGTGGCCCATCGGTATGGGGCAGACTTTTAAAGGAGTTTACAGTCTGTACGAGAAAAAGTTCATCCACTTTAAACCCCATGGAAAGCAGGAGGACGAAGAAGTGATAGCACTGAACGATGTAAACGATCCGAAGTTTTCTGAGCTCATTGGCGAGCGCAGCCATGCAAGTCTGACCCATGATCTTGAAACACTCACAACCGTTTATCCGGATTTTAACAGAGAAGACTACCTGGAAGGTAGAGTCAGCCCGGTTTTCTATGGAAGTGCAGTCAATAATTTTGGGGTACGCGAATTGCTGGATTGCTTTGTGGAGATTGCACCCAACCCTTTATCCAGAGAAACGGAAGAAAGATGGGTGCAACCCGAAGAGGAAAAATTAACGGGATTTGTATTTAAAATCCACGCCAATATGGATCCGCGTCACCGGGACCGGATCGCTTTTTTTAGAATTTGCTCTGGTGTTTTTAAAAGAAATACGAATTATTACCATGTGCGTTTGAATCGACAATTCAGATTTGCAAATCCGACGGCATTTATGGCCGCCCGAAAAGAAGTTGTGGAAGAAGCCTATCCGGGGGATGTGGTCGGATTATTTGATACCGGAAATTTTAAGATCGGTGATGCCCTGACTGAAGGAGAAGCTTTACATTTTAAGGGGATTCCCAGGTTTTCACCTGAAATTTTCAGATATGTCAATAATGCAGATCCATCCAAATTCAAGCAATTTGCCAAAGGACTGGATCAACTTATGGACGAGGGGGTTGCGCAAATGTTTATAAAAGAAGACAATCAACGAAAAATTATCGGTGTAGTAGGAGCACTTCAGTTTGACGTAATTCAATACAGAATGGAACACGAATATGGCGCATCCTGCACTTACGAACCAATTCAAATGAGCAAGGCATGTTGGGTATCATCCGCAGACAAAGTCAAACTTAGCGAGTTTATTGCCAGGCGAAAAAAAGATTTGGCCAGAGACAAAGATGACAAACTCGTTTTTCTGGCAGAAAGTGCCTGGACATTGAAACTCGTTCAGGAAAATTTTCCAGATGTGATGTTTCATACGAGCAGTGAGTTTGAGGAATGA
- the rny gene encoding ribonuclease Y: MQELLVAIIGGLMAGMGIGYFVVFAILKRSNQRKLEEINRISDLEIEKSRVTSQRLLAEAEMKADKIVSKAEQKNETIKQQKIQEARENFAKLKSDFESFKTTQSVELKEREMKVLGLEKDLQVKTSDIESRESEVKLLRDNLDLQMKIVSKKKEELDQANETRIKELQQIARMSESEAKDHLLKAVRAKVNTEALAIEREVVELAKTNANKEAKKIVIQTIQRMCAEYTIENSVSVFNLDSDDIKGQIIGREGRNIRALEAATGAEIVVDDTPEAIVISSFDPIRREVARLALKRLVADGRIHPARIEEVVAKVKKQLDEQIVEIGERTIVDLDIHGLDPYLVKMVGRMRFRSSYGQNLLKHSMETANLCAVMSAELGLNPKQIKLAKRAGLLHDIGKVAEEESELSHALFGMKLCEKYNENPVIINAVGAHHDEIEMNNIISPIVQACDAISGARPGARREILESYLKRINELEELAMNYEGVSKAYALQAGRELRVIVESEKVTDQYADDLAFMISQKIQDEMQYPGQVKVTVIREKRATAFAR; the protein is encoded by the coding sequence ATGCAGGAATTACTAGTTGCAATTATAGGTGGCTTGATGGCCGGAATGGGTATTGGCTACTTTGTAGTATTTGCCATTCTCAAGCGTTCCAACCAGCGAAAACTCGAAGAAATCAACCGGATCAGCGATCTGGAGATTGAAAAATCCAGAGTTACTTCCCAGCGATTGCTGGCAGAAGCAGAAATGAAAGCCGATAAAATCGTATCAAAAGCGGAACAAAAAAATGAGACGATTAAGCAACAAAAAATCCAGGAAGCCCGTGAAAATTTTGCCAAATTAAAATCGGATTTCGAAAGCTTCAAAACAACTCAATCGGTTGAATTGAAAGAGCGGGAAATGAAAGTCCTGGGGCTCGAAAAGGACTTGCAAGTTAAAACCAGCGATATAGAGAGTCGCGAATCTGAGGTCAAATTGTTGCGAGACAATCTCGATCTTCAAATGAAGATCGTGAGCAAGAAAAAGGAAGAGCTCGACCAGGCTAATGAAACCCGTATCAAAGAGCTTCAACAAATTGCAAGAATGAGTGAATCGGAAGCCAAAGACCATTTGTTGAAAGCAGTCAGGGCCAAGGTAAATACAGAGGCTTTGGCCATCGAACGCGAGGTTGTAGAACTGGCCAAAACCAATGCCAACAAAGAAGCTAAGAAAATAGTGATCCAAACCATCCAACGGATGTGTGCTGAGTATACCATTGAAAACTCTGTATCGGTATTCAACCTGGACAGCGACGATATAAAAGGTCAGATCATTGGCCGGGAAGGAAGAAATATCAGGGCTTTGGAAGCTGCTACAGGAGCGGAGATCGTTGTCGATGATACGCCTGAAGCGATTGTGATCTCGAGCTTCGATCCGATCCGGCGGGAAGTCGCGCGATTAGCTTTGAAAAGGTTGGTAGCAGATGGAAGGATCCATCCGGCACGAATTGAGGAAGTTGTTGCAAAAGTCAAAAAGCAACTCGACGAGCAAATAGTCGAAATTGGCGAAAGGACCATCGTCGATCTGGATATCCACGGACTCGACCCCTATCTTGTAAAAATGGTTGGCCGGATGCGTTTCCGTTCTTCTTACGGGCAAAATCTGCTGAAGCACTCCATGGAAACGGCCAATTTATGTGCCGTGATGTCGGCTGAATTGGGATTGAATCCAAAACAAATCAAGTTGGCAAAAAGAGCGGGCTTGCTCCACGATATCGGAAAAGTCGCCGAAGAAGAATCCGAACTATCCCATGCTTTGTTCGGAATGAAACTTTGTGAAAAGTACAATGAAAATCCGGTAATCATCAATGCGGTCGGTGCTCACCACGACGAAATCGAAATGAACAACATCATTTCCCCGATCGTCCAGGCTTGTGATGCCATTTCAGGAGCAAGGCCGGGTGCAAGACGAGAAATTCTCGAAAGTTATTTAAAACGCATCAACGAACTGGAAGAACTGGCCATGAACTACGAAGGGGTATCCAAAGCGTATGCTCTTCAGGCCGGGCGTGAATTGCGGGTTATCGTCGAAAGCGAAAAAGTTACAGATCAATATGCAGATGATTTAGCATTTATGATTTCCCAAAAAATCCAGGATGAAATGCAATATCCGGGGCAGGTCAAGGTTACGGTCATCCGGGAGAAAAGGGCGACTGCGTTTGCGAGGTAG
- a CDS encoding putative metal-dependent hydrolase, giving the protein MDLEHLKYPVGRWQKPQEYPLVQIQGWINELKALPGQIESALDGRGDEIYTYRYRPGGWTLRQLIHHVADSHMNAYVRHKLAFTENQPRICAYLEQEWAKLEDVEMINPKISVVLLGALHTRWTVFLESIQNEQWDFQFLHPEHNRLISLKESVSMYAWHSRHHLAHIKIALSQPS; this is encoded by the coding sequence ATGGATCTGGAACATTTAAAATATCCGGTTGGCAGATGGCAAAAGCCACAAGAATACCCTTTGGTTCAAATTCAAGGCTGGATCAATGAACTTAAAGCACTACCGGGGCAGATTGAGTCCGCTTTGGATGGGCGGGGGGATGAAATATATACATACCGCTACCGCCCCGGAGGATGGACTTTAAGACAGTTGATCCATCATGTTGCAGACAGTCATATGAATGCCTATGTTCGTCATAAACTCGCTTTTACCGAAAATCAACCCAGAATTTGTGCATACCTCGAACAAGAATGGGCAAAGCTTGAAGATGTTGAAATGATTAACCCTAAAATATCAGTGGTTCTTCTTGGAGCCTTGCATACGAGATGGACAGTTTTTTTGGAAAGTATCCAAAATGAGCAATGGGATTTCCAATTTCTGCATCCTGAACACAATAGACTGATCAGCCTCAAAGAATCGGTCAGTATGTATGCCTGGCACAGCAGGCACCATCTGGCACATATCAAAATCGCGTTAAGCCAGCCCTCATAG
- a CDS encoding OmpA family protein: protein MNENRNWWFWLIGTVVLIGFLWTQVQSCRDREWTDRTKNAMRGFTAAVDSSAIKAEMAIKAAYAKFDSAGLYFKARWDRLGKMINIRLDTFNLSLPEQGVELKLLEWLQSKSSIIDKNTWFNFDRILFQSGSATLNNISDEQIENIARIMKAMPKVEFKIGGYTDNVGDPQGNLELSKARADAVMQALIARGIDAARLSSEGYGQEHPVADNSSEAGRELNRRVAIRVERK, encoded by the coding sequence ATGAACGAAAACAGAAATTGGTGGTTTTGGCTGATCGGTACAGTTGTGTTGATCGGTTTTTTGTGGACCCAGGTTCAATCATGCAGGGACCGGGAATGGACTGACCGCACAAAAAATGCGATGCGCGGATTTACTGCCGCCGTCGATTCGTCAGCCATTAAAGCAGAAATGGCCATTAAAGCAGCATATGCCAAATTTGACTCTGCTGGTCTTTATTTCAAAGCCCGCTGGGATCGCTTGGGGAAGATGATCAATATCCGTTTGGATACTTTTAATTTGAGTTTACCGGAGCAAGGAGTTGAACTTAAATTACTGGAATGGCTTCAAAGCAAATCAAGCATTATCGATAAAAATACCTGGTTCAATTTTGATCGTATCTTATTCCAATCGGGCAGCGCCACACTCAATAACATCTCAGACGAACAAATTGAAAACATCGCCCGCATCATGAAAGCCATGCCAAAAGTTGAATTCAAAATTGGCGGTTATACGGATAATGTTGGAGATCCACAGGGCAATTTAGAACTATCAAAAGCAAGGGCAGATGCTGTTATGCAGGCTTTGATCGCGAGAGGCATTGATGCGGCCCGTCTCAGTTCAGAAGGATATGGTCAGGAACATCCGGTTGCAGATAACAGTAGCGAAGCGGGAAGAGAACTCAACAGGAGGGTTGCGATTCGGGTGGAGAGGAAGTGA
- a CDS encoding TonB-dependent receptor gives MSEKYARQIFSKVPGVFVYDMDGTGNQMNISTRGLDPHRGWEFNIRKDFVITNSDMYGYPASHYNIPIEAVERIELLRGTAAVQYGAQFGGMLNYVSKQPDSTRAFAYEGIHTLGSYDLISSFHRFSGTLSKWKYNVWVNKKWNGGYRENSDSEYNAEGISISYSPQPRLDLKFEWTHSNYIIHLAGPLNDSMFAANPQQSTRSRNYYNPNIHVPSVSVNYKLGSQTKLSLIASSVLGYRNSVMFDRPVNIPDTLSHESLQYANRQVDIDQFNSYTVESRLIHEYKLKKMYNAFVFGAQYMNNDLFRRQQGKGTTASDFDLTIEPDSWVRSLHYKTKNIALFAENLLRFTPSFSMKAGLRYENGASDFTGLIRYYADSILPNTIRHQFPLIAVSSEYEMSKRLKFYAGWSQAYRPVILKDIIPGSIYEEVNKDLKDADGYNFEVGLKGHWGPFRYDLNYFI, from the coding sequence TTGTCTGAGAAATATGCAAGGCAAATATTTTCTAAAGTTCCCGGTGTTTTTGTTTATGATATGGATGGCACGGGTAATCAGATGAATATATCGACACGTGGACTCGATCCTCATCGTGGTTGGGAATTTAACATTCGCAAAGATTTTGTAATTACGAATTCAGACATGTATGGTTATCCAGCCAGCCATTACAACATACCTATTGAGGCTGTGGAGAGAATCGAATTACTGCGAGGCACAGCAGCAGTTCAGTATGGTGCTCAATTTGGAGGTATGCTGAATTATGTAAGTAAGCAACCGGATTCCACCCGGGCATTTGCATATGAAGGCATTCATACTTTGGGTAGCTACGATTTGATCAGCAGTTTTCATCGCTTTTCTGGTACCTTATCGAAATGGAAATACAACGTATGGGTAAATAAAAAATGGAATGGAGGTTACCGGGAAAACAGTGATTCCGAATACAATGCGGAGGGGATCAGTATATCATATTCGCCGCAACCCCGTCTCGATTTGAAATTTGAATGGACGCATTCCAATTATATTATTCATCTGGCCGGTCCATTGAACGATAGTATGTTTGCTGCAAATCCACAGCAATCCACTCGATCCAGGAATTATTACAATCCCAATATACATGTACCTTCTGTATCTGTCAATTATAAATTGGGATCTCAGACCAAGTTGTCTTTGATTGCATCTTCAGTTTTAGGATATAGAAATAGTGTAATGTTCGACAGACCTGTAAATATTCCGGATACCCTATCGCATGAAAGTCTGCAATATGCCAACCGCCAGGTTGATATTGATCAATTCAACAGTTACACGGTTGAGAGCAGATTGATTCACGAGTATAAATTGAAAAAAATGTACAATGCATTCGTATTCGGAGCACAATACATGAACAATGATTTATTCAGGCGGCAACAGGGAAAAGGAACAACAGCTTCGGATTTTGATCTGACCATTGAGCCTGATTCCTGGGTCCGGAGTTTACATTACAAAACAAAGAATATTGCCCTATTCGCAGAAAACTTATTGCGTTTTACACCTTCTTTTTCTATGAAAGCGGGTTTGCGTTATGAAAATGGAGCATCTGATTTTACTGGATTGATCAGGTATTATGCAGACAGTATCTTGCCAAATACCATTCGGCATCAATTTCCGTTGATCGCTGTCAGTTCCGAATACGAGATGAGCAAAAGACTTAAATTTTATGCGGGTTGGTCACAAGCATACCGTCCTGTGATTCTCAAAGATATTATCCCGGGATCCATTTATGAAGAAGTAAATAAAGATTTGAAAGATGCCGATGGATACAATTTTGAAGTTGGGTTGAAAGGTCATTGGGGTCCATTCCGGTATGACTTGAATTATTTTATTTAA
- a CDS encoding TonB-dependent receptor, which produces MGTLAQTDDRGNLIIYRTNIGDSKTSGVESYLEWSEDVTDLFNLTASSAVSYMHGIYTNASVRSGNENVSINGNKVESVPDWIIRSQVNFKWRTCALSILHSYTSSTFADPLNTVNANSTGSVGWVPEYHLFDLSISIELSKSLKLTANASNLFDKSYFTKRPQFYPGPGIWPSDGRTLSATISVQL; this is translated from the coding sequence TTGGGAACATTGGCACAGACCGATGATCGCGGTAATCTTATTATTTACAGGACCAATATTGGTGATTCAAAAACCAGTGGTGTAGAATCCTACTTAGAATGGAGTGAGGATGTGACAGATTTATTCAATCTGACGGCCAGTTCTGCGGTGTCCTATATGCACGGTATCTATACAAATGCTTCAGTCAGATCCGGAAATGAGAACGTATCCATCAATGGAAATAAAGTTGAAAGTGTACCTGATTGGATTATCAGAAGCCAGGTAAATTTTAAATGGAGAACTTGCGCTTTATCTATTCTTCATAGTTATACTTCTTCAACTTTTGCTGATCCTTTAAATACAGTGAATGCAAATTCTACAGGATCTGTGGGATGGGTACCTGAATATCATTTGTTCGATCTTAGTATCTCAATAGAGCTCAGCAAATCATTAAAATTGACTGCTAACGCCAGTAATTTATTTGATAAGAGCTATTTTACAAAGAGGCCACAGTTTTATCCCGGTCCCGGTATCTGGCCATCAGATGGAAGGACGTTGTCAGCGACCATAAGTGTTCAATTATAA